The following proteins come from a genomic window of Candidatus Protochlamydia phocaeensis:
- the rplP gene encoding 50S ribosomal protein L16, which yields MPLMPKRTKHRKMQKGQFAGLSKGANFVHFGEYGIQVLERGWITNQQIEACRVAINRFFQRRGKVWIRVFPDKPITKKPAEVRMGKGKGAVDHWVAVVRPGRVLFEVANVPKEMAQSALRRAAAKLGLKTRFVERVEQV from the coding sequence ATGCCTTTAATGCCAAAACGGACCAAGCATCGTAAGATGCAAAAAGGGCAATTTGCTGGATTAAGCAAAGGGGCCAATTTTGTTCACTTCGGCGAATACGGAATTCAAGTCTTAGAAAGAGGCTGGATTACCAACCAACAAATCGAAGCATGCCGCGTGGCTATTAACCGTTTCTTCCAAAGGCGCGGTAAGGTCTGGATCCGTGTTTTCCCGGACAAGCCTATTACAAAGAAGCCTGCTGAAGTGCGAATGGGTAAAGGAAAAGGCGCAGTCGATCACTGGGTCGCTGTCGTGAGACCTGGAAGAGTCCTTTTCGAAGTTGCTAACGTGCCAAAAGAAATGGCTCAAAGCGCTTTACGTCGCGCAGCAGCCAAACTGGGGCTAAAGACACGGTTTGTTGAACGCGTAGAACAAGTTTGA
- the rpsC gene encoding 30S ribosomal protein S3, which yields MGQKVNPISFRLVRTRDWRSKWFANKKEFGDLLIEDQMIRAYLLKKPAMIGVSAIKIKRMSGKIEVTIVTARPGLVIGKKGAEIDVLKAELSKLTGKEVWVAVEEVKRPDVDAKIVADSIAKQLERRIPFRRAMKKAMQSSLDAGAFGIKVQLSGRIGGAEIARTEWYKEGSTPLHTLRADIDYATGRAETTYGSIGVKVWIYRGEDNLVKKEA from the coding sequence ATGGGACAGAAAGTCAACCCAATAAGTTTCCGCCTTGTTCGTACACGTGATTGGCGCTCCAAGTGGTTTGCGAATAAAAAAGAATTTGGAGATCTGCTCATCGAAGATCAAATGATCCGCGCTTACTTGCTAAAGAAACCTGCTATGATCGGTGTTTCTGCGATTAAGATTAAGCGAATGAGCGGTAAAATTGAAGTCACGATTGTTACGGCGCGTCCAGGTCTTGTGATTGGAAAGAAAGGCGCTGAAATCGATGTATTAAAAGCTGAACTAAGTAAGTTAACAGGCAAAGAAGTCTGGGTCGCCGTTGAAGAAGTCAAGCGTCCTGATGTCGATGCTAAAATTGTAGCAGATAGCATAGCGAAGCAGCTAGAAAGACGTATTCCTTTCCGAAGAGCAATGAAGAAAGCGATGCAATCATCGCTTGATGCTGGCGCATTCGGAATTAAGGTGCAATTATCTGGCCGAATTGGCGGTGCTGAAATTGCTCGTACCGAATGGTATAAAGAAGGAAGCACGCCTCTTCATACACTTCGTGCTGATATTGATTATGCGACAGGCCGCGCTGAAACGACCTATGGAAGCATAGGCGTAAAAGTTTGGATCTACCGCGGTGAAGATAACTTAGTGAAGAAGGAGGCCTAA
- the rplV gene encoding 50S ribosomal protein L22 has translation MNYAKAISKYIRISPRKARLAAGLIRGLSVPEASVQLMFSNLRAGRLLKKTLDSAVANAETQLDMRRENLKVVEVRVDAGPTLKRAKPKNRGGRHPIMKRTSHFTVVVSNL, from the coding sequence ATGAATTATGCTAAAGCTATAAGCAAATATATACGCATTAGTCCTCGCAAAGCCCGCTTGGCAGCTGGATTAATCCGTGGCCTATCCGTTCCAGAAGCTTCGGTCCAATTGATGTTTAGCAATCTAAGAGCTGGACGTTTACTGAAGAAGACGTTGGATAGCGCTGTGGCTAATGCGGAAACTCAATTAGATATGAGACGTGAAAATCTCAAAGTTGTTGAAGTGCGTGTAGATGCAGGTCCTACGTTAAAAAGGGCAAAGCCTAAAAATCGTGGTGGCCGTCATCCTATTATGAAAAGAACAAGCCACTTTACAGTTGTTGTAAGCAATCTTTAA
- the rpsS gene encoding 30S ribosomal protein S19: MARSLKKGPFVDHHLQKKVDNQNKDGTKKPIKTWSRRSMITPDMVGHTFEVHNGRKHLTVFVTDNMVGHRLGEFSPTRTFKGHPIKK; the protein is encoded by the coding sequence ATGGCAAGATCACTGAAAAAAGGTCCTTTTGTTGATCATCATCTGCAAAAGAAAGTAGATAATCAAAATAAGGACGGAACAAAGAAGCCGATCAAAACGTGGTCAAGACGTTCAATGATTACTCCTGATATGGTCGGACATACGTTTGAAGTGCATAATGGCCGCAAGCATCTCACTGTATTTGTCACAGATAACATGGTTGGCCATCGTTTGGGTGAATTTTCTCCCACTCGTACATTTAAAGGACATCCAATTAAGAAGTAA
- the rplB gene encoding 50S ribosomal protein L2 produces MFKKYRPITPGTRQLVLPTHEQLTRVGENSRATVEPTKSLLLPKRRTNGRNNNGHITCRHKGGGHKQHYRIIDFKRDKENIPAKVASIEYDPNRTAYIALLNYADGEKRYILAPQGLKAGDVVQTSDEPPFHVGCCMKLKFMPLGSVINNIELYPGRGGKLVRSAGLSAQLMARSGGYATIRMPSGEVRMINENCRATFGAVSNPERNLRVEGKAGRMRWKGVRPTVRGTAMNPVDHPHGGGEGKHKGNTPQTPWGLYTKGLVTRSNKKSNKLIVKRRRKK; encoded by the coding sequence ATGTTTAAAAAATATCGACCCATTACACCCGGAACCCGTCAGCTCGTATTGCCAACGCATGAGCAATTGACGCGTGTCGGTGAAAATTCACGAGCCACCGTTGAGCCTACGAAATCGCTCTTATTACCAAAAAGACGTACTAATGGGCGTAACAACAATGGCCATATTACTTGCCGCCATAAAGGTGGGGGACATAAGCAGCACTATCGTATTATCGACTTCAAACGCGATAAAGAGAATATTCCAGCGAAAGTTGCCTCAATCGAATACGATCCTAACCGTACAGCTTACATTGCCTTGTTAAACTATGCTGATGGCGAGAAGCGCTATATTTTAGCTCCTCAAGGTTTAAAGGCAGGAGATGTTGTGCAGACAAGCGATGAGCCTCCTTTTCATGTTGGCTGCTGCATGAAGCTGAAATTCATGCCGCTCGGTTCTGTTATCAATAATATCGAGCTTTATCCAGGACGTGGAGGCAAGCTTGTTCGCTCAGCTGGCTTATCTGCTCAGTTGATGGCTCGTAGCGGCGGATACGCGACAATTCGTATGCCATCCGGCGAAGTGCGCATGATCAATGAAAATTGCCGTGCCACATTCGGAGCAGTGTCTAATCCTGAGCGCAACTTGCGCGTTGAAGGAAAAGCTGGCCGTATGCGCTGGAAAGGGGTACGTCCTACTGTTCGTGGTACAGCGATGAACCCTGTTGACCACCCTCACGGTGGTGGTGAAGGTAAGCACAAGGGTAACACACCGCAAACGCCTTGGGGTCTTTATACAAAAGGACTTGTCACAAGATCCAATAAGAAGTCTAACAAGCTTATCGTGAAACGTCGAAGGAAGAAGTAG
- the rplW gene encoding 50S ribosomal protein L23, protein MTRKSPYQVIKHQYVTEKSMMLQRLKTAESNRSLKRCESPKYVFIVDRSANKEEIAQAVEEIYKNEDVKVVAVNTINVKAKARRVRGRPGFKNAFKKAIVTLRAGDSLDNV, encoded by the coding sequence ATGACAAGAAAAAGTCCATACCAAGTCATCAAGCATCAATATGTGACTGAAAAGTCTATGATGCTGCAAAGATTAAAGACAGCTGAAAGCAACCGCTCACTTAAGCGATGCGAGTCTCCAAAATATGTATTTATCGTCGACCGTTCGGCCAATAAAGAAGAAATTGCGCAAGCGGTAGAAGAAATTTACAAAAATGAAGACGTCAAGGTTGTAGCCGTCAATACCATCAATGTCAAGGCTAAAGCAAGACGCGTCCGTGGCAGACCTGGTTTCAAGAATGCTTTTAAAAAAGCCATTGTCACGCTTCGCGCTGGCGATAGCCTAGATAATGTATAA
- the rplD gene encoding 50S ribosomal protein L4, producing MATLKKYNLAGKEVGQVTINEELINAEANSQMVKDYIIALRANARQWSANTKTRSEVKHTTKKPHPQKGQGRARHGSLVGPQFRGGGRVFGPKPKFDQHVRINKKERKAAIRFLIAEKLRENKVWLIDDTAMDAPKTQTIAQFLKGQEMRGRILFLGEGAYAEIETEGKVQRVSVSSDKHDNFIKSMRNLPRADFMLACNISGYDVMIAREIVLTESALNELNQWLS from the coding sequence GTGGCTACACTTAAAAAGTACAATCTCGCTGGTAAAGAAGTTGGTCAGGTCACCATTAATGAGGAACTGATCAATGCTGAAGCTAACAGCCAGATGGTGAAAGACTATATTATTGCGCTGAGAGCCAATGCTAGACAATGGTCAGCCAATACAAAAACTCGCTCTGAAGTTAAACATACGACAAAAAAACCTCACCCCCAGAAAGGTCAAGGACGTGCGCGTCACGGTTCGCTTGTTGGTCCTCAATTTAGAGGTGGTGGACGTGTGTTTGGCCCAAAGCCTAAGTTTGATCAGCATGTTCGCATCAATAAAAAAGAACGTAAAGCTGCCATTCGTTTTCTTATAGCTGAAAAGCTAAGAGAAAATAAAGTGTGGCTTATTGATGACACTGCTATGGATGCTCCTAAGACACAAACAATTGCTCAGTTCTTGAAAGGTCAAGAAATGAGAGGGCGTATACTGTTTCTGGGAGAAGGTGCTTATGCAGAAATTGAAACGGAAGGAAAAGTGCAGCGTGTAAGCGTCAGTTCAGACAAGCACGACAACTTTATCAAAAGCATGCGCAATTTGCCCCGTGCAGATTTCATGTTAGCCTGCAATATTAGCGGTTACGATGTCATGATTGCCCGTGAAATTGTATTGACAGAATCAGCGCTGAATGAATTGAACCAGTGGTTGAGTTAA
- the rplC gene encoding 50S ribosomal protein L3 — translation MALTMMGKKRGMIQLFDEKGNVVVCTVIQAEPNVVTQIKNEETDGYVALQLGFDKVTGKTQQTIEARTKKPQLGHFKKAGVESRRFLVESRLDSTEGYALGQEIGVDLFNDIEFVDATAISKGKGYQGVMKRHNFRGMPASHGTGPTHRHAGSTGMRSTPGRALPGGKKAGQMGNERITVQNLRVVKVDPENHVIVVKGQVPGPRNGLVYITQAKKKMPKKSHK, via the coding sequence ATGGCGCTTACAATGATGGGTAAAAAGCGTGGCATGATTCAGCTTTTTGATGAAAAAGGCAATGTAGTCGTGTGCACTGTGATCCAAGCTGAGCCAAACGTTGTCACTCAGATCAAAAACGAAGAGACAGATGGGTATGTAGCTCTACAGCTTGGTTTTGATAAAGTGACAGGTAAAACGCAGCAGACAATTGAAGCGAGAACCAAAAAGCCTCAGTTAGGACACTTTAAAAAAGCTGGGGTAGAGTCTCGACGTTTCTTAGTGGAATCAAGACTAGATTCAACCGAAGGGTATGCATTAGGCCAAGAAATTGGCGTAGATCTTTTTAATGATATCGAATTTGTCGATGCGACAGCGATTTCAAAAGGAAAGGGCTACCAAGGGGTCATGAAACGCCATAACTTCAGAGGGATGCCAGCTTCCCACGGTACAGGTCCAACACATAGACATGCGGGATCAACAGGGATGCGTTCAACACCAGGTCGTGCGTTGCCAGGTGGGAAAAAAGCTGGTCAAATGGGAAATGAAAGGATAACCGTTCAAAATCTTCGCGTTGTTAAGGTTGATCCTGAAAATCATGTTATCGTGGTAAAAGGCCAAGTGCCTGGCCCTCGCAATGGCTTAGTTTATATTACTCAAGCCAAGAAGAAAATGCCGAAGAAGAGTCATAAGTAA
- a CDS encoding RasGEF domain-containing protein — MVYCLNNSPEFLFKEGVKEEGADKKEIPLPTGEISSSFTPKLRGRRISGKKGKRLDESDQKIISFQKQYSQRKDVIPYSSPFPYRQSIPRLFLFLRHPFMRNPELIQTLLNQQLLNAGRATSRKENIRHADKEPELDVRSLTKAAAASKKSSSKVIRALTAPSSDAPEQPTQSLSLLTSSQSKIKEMAAASTEQKKQYFVSLILDSLLTKSNLRFMEKFIQPFLHVYPQLNYILFQSLLERLQDSNCPNKELLPSFAMRALKGTRFDQLLAYQPALEQIVKHDRTFDPFIASLRTNSDALKLLALIENHPKERRKATLIHPTLTSTSGLIELICQIYRQTASNQQKELLLQIASDLFDFSLDYPFSSEQAESLYDLAIKELTEAPADLPLKLKQACQQLLNRSHFALSVEYKPCLIFSEKTKPFQDLKKIVEKNAYKKSHLEKLALDFKRYIGQAFGQIRLLELKDEEWRKNPDKTPGYLFYIQCMQSITDLAIFHILSSPNAKKRATWCNFYIRVAKYSLKIGDLTSAMALLGAFNHNSILRLSLTWSEVSSSAVADKDKLESLFDATKNSTTLRTYMRKWLEKHKSKKPESCLIPFLGLSQKDLTFIEDGNPTYLADGHFNTEKLELQGTCYAFLHHCLQDVRNQAAGLWLHPYHYNLSSAFENLPTNKREDLEEAFYQLSLKRENSPPKNS, encoded by the coding sequence ATGGTTTATTGCTTGAATAATTCCCCTGAATTTCTTTTCAAAGAAGGGGTCAAAGAAGAGGGTGCCGATAAAAAAGAGATTCCTCTTCCGACAGGAGAGATTTCTTCTTCATTTACGCCCAAGTTAAGGGGGCGCCGGATTAGCGGCAAAAAAGGCAAGCGGTTAGATGAGTCGGACCAAAAGATCATTTCTTTCCAGAAACAGTATTCACAAAGAAAAGATGTGATTCCTTATTCTTCCCCTTTTCCCTACCGACAATCTATTCCTCGCTTATTTTTATTTCTTAGGCATCCCTTTATGCGGAATCCCGAGTTGATCCAAACTTTACTCAATCAACAGCTACTAAACGCAGGTAGGGCAACATCTCGAAAAGAAAACATCCGCCATGCGGACAAAGAGCCGGAATTAGATGTCCGCTCTTTAACAAAAGCAGCGGCGGCTAGCAAAAAGAGCTCTTCTAAAGTCATTCGGGCTTTAACCGCTCCTTCGTCCGACGCGCCTGAGCAGCCCACGCAATCTTTATCCTTATTGACTAGCTCCCAGTCAAAGATTAAGGAAATGGCGGCCGCCTCGACGGAGCAAAAAAAGCAGTATTTTGTTTCTCTTATCCTCGATTCATTACTGACTAAATCCAATCTACGCTTTATGGAGAAATTCATTCAGCCATTCCTTCACGTTTATCCTCAGCTCAACTACATCCTCTTCCAATCGCTTCTTGAACGCCTTCAAGATTCAAACTGTCCCAATAAAGAACTTTTACCCTCTTTTGCCATGAGAGCATTAAAAGGTACGCGCTTTGATCAATTATTAGCCTATCAACCGGCATTAGAACAAATCGTCAAGCACGACCGCACCTTTGATCCATTCATTGCCAGCTTAAGGACAAATTCCGATGCGTTGAAACTGTTAGCCCTTATCGAAAACCATCCTAAAGAAAGGCGAAAAGCCACTTTGATCCACCCTACCTTAACGTCCACTTCTGGTTTAATCGAGCTCATTTGCCAAATTTATCGGCAAACAGCTAGCAATCAACAAAAAGAACTTTTACTGCAAATAGCCTCTGATTTATTTGATTTTTCTTTGGATTATCCTTTTTCTTCAGAACAAGCGGAGTCTCTTTACGATTTAGCCATTAAAGAATTGACAGAAGCCCCGGCAGACCTACCCCTCAAGCTTAAACAGGCTTGCCAACAATTGTTAAATCGAAGCCACTTTGCTTTATCAGTTGAGTATAAGCCTTGTCTTATCTTTTCCGAGAAAACAAAACCTTTTCAAGATTTAAAGAAGATAGTAGAGAAAAATGCTTATAAGAAAAGCCATCTTGAAAAGCTCGCCCTAGATTTTAAAAGATATATAGGACAAGCATTTGGACAAATCCGCCTCTTGGAACTAAAAGACGAAGAGTGGAGAAAAAATCCCGATAAAACACCTGGATATCTCTTTTATATACAATGCATGCAGTCCATTACAGATTTGGCAATCTTCCATATTTTGAGCTCGCCAAACGCTAAAAAACGGGCCACATGGTGCAATTTTTATATTAGAGTAGCAAAGTATTCTCTAAAAATAGGCGATTTAACCTCTGCAATGGCCCTTCTGGGCGCATTTAATCACAACAGTATTTTACGCTTATCATTAACCTGGAGCGAGGTTTCCTCGTCAGCCGTTGCCGATAAAGACAAATTGGAATCTCTTTTTGACGCTACAAAGAACAGCACTACCCTGCGAACCTATATGCGAAAATGGCTTGAGAAACATAAATCCAAAAAGCCTGAATCGTGTTTAATTCCCTTTCTTGGACTTTCTCAAAAAGATCTCACTTTTATTGAAGACGGCAATCCTACCTATTTGGCAGACGGCCACTTTAACACAGAAAAGCTGGAACTCCAAGGCACGTGCTATGCCTTCCTTCATCACTGTCTACAAGACGTGCGCAATCAAGCAGCTGGTTTATGGCTCCATCCCTATCATTATAATTTATCCTCTGCTTTTGAAAATTTACCTACAAATAAAAGGGAAGATCTTGAAGAGGCTTTTTATCAACTCTCTTTAAAACGCGAAAACTCCCCGCCTAAAAATTCGTAA
- a CDS encoding RasGEF domain-containing protein: MNNTRLGALLPYTPRQGEEAKSSKADRQNRRLNGRSIALIGSTLDDSKQKTESIQKERLSRANQLISPPSSPRRRFMNHQDSLKLVSRPSISPRTAKEVFNLETTLKGEKEADSLKIQGGQNSSGPSSYRLSLSTNSYEVAPSLSLEDSLSLSTQAELPSPLAPPQNRDILQLLAYIENHPEERLAVLFVHPWLTSTETLVETICQTYQQTTSSQQKCLLLQIAADLLDHSFDYPLSSEAEDQLHGLALIELEGTQETDPKVLEACETLLTKTRSDLPLVQAPFFHFSRITKPFGKLESKVESNKYKKRHLKRLACDFKKYTGQTFSQIRLSELVDGKWNKKPNETPGFTFYKQTMESIIYLAVSHIVSAKNATKRARWCSFYIQLAKESLKIGDLTTALAIDAALNQVSVSRLKTTWNKVPAPIKNEKKELDTLFDTKLNYGELRKYIRAWLANHKDKTAESCLVPFVGLFQRDITFLNDGNPTHLQDGQLNEEKIELFESNYRLFYENQQEMRKQANDLWRKPYYYNFCAALESLPDDPEEIFYQLSVKNEKVRS, translated from the coding sequence ATGAATAATACTAGGTTAGGCGCCCTTTTGCCTTATACCCCAAGGCAGGGAGAAGAGGCGAAATCTTCGAAAGCGGATCGCCAGAATCGAAGATTAAATGGACGCAGCATTGCTCTTATTGGAAGCACGCTAGACGATTCTAAGCAGAAGACGGAATCTATTCAAAAAGAGCGTCTATCTCGGGCTAACCAGCTGATATCTCCCCCTTCTTCTCCAAGACGCCGCTTTATGAATCATCAAGATTCCCTTAAGCTTGTTTCGCGCCCCTCTATCTCTCCACGGACAGCGAAAGAGGTATTTAATCTAGAAACAACTCTGAAAGGCGAAAAAGAAGCGGATTCATTAAAAATCCAGGGCGGACAAAATTCCTCAGGCCCCTCCTCTTACAGATTGTCCCTTTCTACCAATTCCTATGAAGTCGCTCCTTCTCTAAGCCTGGAAGACAGCCTTTCTTTAAGTACGCAAGCTGAGCTCCCCTCTCCCCTTGCCCCCCCTCAGAACCGTGATATTTTGCAACTCCTTGCTTATATCGAAAACCATCCCGAAGAGCGATTAGCGGTCCTTTTTGTCCATCCTTGGCTGACTTCTACCGAAACTTTGGTAGAGACCATTTGCCAGACCTATCAGCAAACAACTAGCAGCCAGCAAAAGTGTCTTTTGCTTCAAATTGCCGCCGATCTATTAGACCACTCCTTTGATTATCCTCTCTCTTCAGAAGCCGAGGATCAGCTTCATGGCTTAGCCTTGATAGAACTAGAAGGAACTCAAGAAACAGATCCCAAGGTATTGGAAGCTTGCGAGACTCTATTAACCAAAACGCGCTCTGATTTACCTCTTGTCCAAGCGCCTTTCTTCCATTTTTCTAGAATAACGAAGCCTTTTGGAAAGTTAGAGAGTAAAGTAGAATCGAATAAGTATAAAAAGCGACACCTTAAAAGATTGGCATGCGACTTTAAAAAGTATACAGGACAAACATTTAGCCAAATTCGCTTATCGGAGCTAGTAGACGGAAAATGGAACAAAAAGCCTAATGAAACGCCAGGTTTTACTTTTTATAAGCAAACGATGGAATCCATTATCTATTTAGCCGTTTCCCATATCGTAAGCGCTAAAAACGCAACCAAACGAGCCAGATGGTGCAGCTTTTATATCCAGTTAGCTAAGGAATCGCTAAAAATAGGAGATCTTACTACTGCTTTGGCTATTGACGCCGCCCTCAATCAAGTCAGCGTTTCCCGTTTGAAAACCACGTGGAATAAAGTCCCCGCTCCGATTAAAAATGAGAAAAAAGAGCTTGATACTTTATTTGACACAAAATTGAATTATGGAGAATTGCGAAAATATATACGGGCATGGCTAGCCAATCACAAGGATAAAACCGCCGAATCTTGTCTAGTTCCCTTTGTCGGCCTTTTCCAAAGAGACATTACTTTTCTTAATGATGGCAATCCCACTCACTTACAAGATGGGCAACTCAATGAAGAAAAGATCGAGCTATTCGAAAGCAACTATCGTCTATTTTATGAAAATCAGCAGGAGATGCGCAAGCAAGCCAATGACTTGTGGCGAAAGCCTTACTACTATAACTTTTGTGCTGCTTTAGAAAGCCTGCCAGACGATCCTGAAGAGATATTCTATCAGCTTTCTGTAAAGAACGAAAAAGTGCGTTCTTAA
- a CDS encoding SLBB domain-containing protein — MKPHLPFHEWLIICLLIMALILLSFLTLIKNKAELPPVHSVHELSSQTIQVSVKGAVARPGEYELKKGAKLKELLELCAPLSDADLSQLKPTGKLRDGQSIHIPLQEWLTIYVEGAVNQNMILQVKKGTQLKDLVDKIDFSPDADKEKMKKARRLKDQETINVPTIKAKKPKKGSKNKTIETIEI; from the coding sequence ATGAAGCCCCATCTGCCCTTTCATGAATGGTTGATCATCTGTCTGCTGATTATGGCTTTAATCCTACTCTCTTTTTTGACATTGATCAAAAATAAAGCAGAGTTGCCTCCTGTCCATTCGGTTCATGAGCTGAGCTCGCAAACCATTCAAGTAAGCGTGAAAGGGGCTGTTGCGCGTCCGGGTGAATATGAATTGAAAAAGGGGGCGAAATTAAAAGAGTTGCTTGAGCTTTGTGCCCCTCTTTCCGACGCCGATTTAAGTCAATTAAAGCCCACTGGCAAGTTAAGGGATGGGCAAAGCATCCACATACCTCTTCAAGAGTGGTTAACAATTTATGTGGAAGGGGCAGTCAACCAAAACATGATCTTGCAGGTAAAGAAAGGAACGCAACTTAAAGATCTCGTCGATAAGATAGATTTTTCACCTGATGCCGATAAGGAAAAGATGAAAAAGGCTAGGCGTTTAAAAGACCAAGAGACCATTAATGTGCCGACGATCAAGGCAAAAAAGCCAAAGAAAGGCTCAAAGAATAAAACTATTGAAACGATAGAAATATAA
- the fmt gene encoding methionyl-tRNA formyltransferase, giving the protein MKVIFFGTPPFAAQVLDFLLQQGIEIVAVVSKPDRPKGRSGSPVPTPVKLVAQAHHPSLPIYQPELVSAPDFADVLKPYQADLFVVVAYGEIIKQHLLDMPRLACINLHASLLPKYRGAAPIQRAIMEGETVSGATIMHMVKKMDAGDMIAKVDVPIDPDMTYGELESQLCEAGKHALLTVIREFECGQPSRTPQDPSQVTFAPKIELEDCEIRWEQPAQRLHNLVRGVNPHPGAWCYVEIRGEKKRLKINRTKIVAFSGQEKPGSILNLNQTKSNLLVATGDQALELLEVQLEGKKVMTSEELTRGIPRQCLVFTS; this is encoded by the coding sequence ATGAAAGTGATTTTTTTTGGGACGCCGCCTTTTGCTGCCCAGGTTTTAGATTTTCTCTTGCAACAAGGAATTGAAATTGTTGCTGTTGTATCTAAACCCGATCGTCCCAAAGGTCGCTCCGGATCGCCAGTTCCGACTCCCGTTAAGCTTGTTGCCCAGGCCCATCATCCTTCTTTGCCTATTTACCAACCTGAGCTTGTCTCCGCGCCTGATTTTGCCGATGTACTCAAGCCTTATCAGGCAGATTTGTTTGTCGTCGTGGCTTACGGCGAGATCATCAAGCAGCACTTATTGGATATGCCGCGTTTGGCTTGCATCAACCTGCATGCAAGCTTATTGCCCAAATATAGGGGAGCGGCCCCCATTCAACGCGCCATTATGGAAGGCGAAACGGTATCTGGCGCCACCATCATGCATATGGTCAAAAAAATGGATGCAGGCGATATGATCGCCAAAGTTGACGTTCCCATTGACCCGGATATGACTTATGGCGAACTGGAAAGCCAGCTTTGCGAAGCGGGCAAGCATGCCTTGCTGACTGTCATTCGCGAGTTTGAATGCGGCCAGCCTTCGCGTACACCTCAAGATCCTTCGCAGGTAACTTTTGCACCCAAAATTGAGCTTGAGGATTGCGAAATTCGTTGGGAACAGCCTGCCCAGCGCTTGCATAACCTCGTCCGTGGAGTCAATCCCCATCCTGGCGCCTGGTGTTATGTGGAAATTCGCGGAGAGAAGAAGCGATTAAAAATTAATCGCACTAAAATCGTGGCCTTTTCAGGCCAGGAAAAACCGGGCTCCATTCTTAATCTCAATCAAACCAAATCCAATCTACTGGTGGCAACGGGTGATCAAGCCTTGGAACTTTTAGAGGTTCAGTTGGAAGGTAAGAAAGTCATGACATCGGAGGAATTGACAAGAGGCATTCCCCGGCAATGCCTGGTTTTTACCAGCTGA
- the lpxA gene encoding acyl-ACP--UDP-N-acetylglucosamine O-acyltransferase: MKKSYHIHPTAIIAPGVTLGENVTIEPYVVINSPHVVIEDNVVIKSHAYIDGYTTIGAGTTIYPSASIGTKTQDLKYKGEKTFVKIGKNCDIREFVTINSSCQEGSVVEVGDNCLIMAYCHIAHNCVVGNRVIMSNNATLAGHVIVEDCAVIGGMTPIHQFVRIGRYAMVGGMSRVTHDIPPYTIGAGIPYKFGGLNIIGLKRHGFPLETRQELSKAFKLLYRSQLHINEALNYIEQELKPLPEIQHFIQFCRQTRRGLMGLQGAEEELPQMEEEEPDLNLLLALKAKK, translated from the coding sequence ATGAAAAAGTCTTACCATATCCATCCTACGGCTATTATCGCTCCAGGAGTGACGCTTGGAGAGAATGTCACTATCGAGCCTTATGTTGTCATTAATTCCCCCCACGTTGTCATTGAAGATAATGTGGTCATTAAATCGCATGCTTATATCGATGGTTATACCACCATTGGAGCGGGCACAACAATCTATCCGTCTGCCAGTATTGGGACGAAAACACAAGATTTGAAATATAAAGGCGAAAAGACTTTCGTCAAAATTGGCAAAAATTGCGATATTCGAGAATTTGTCACCATTAATTCTTCTTGCCAAGAAGGATCGGTCGTTGAGGTAGGGGATAATTGTCTGATTATGGCCTATTGCCATATCGCTCATAATTGTGTAGTGGGCAATCGGGTAATCATGAGCAATAATGCCACCCTAGCCGGACATGTCATTGTAGAGGATTGCGCCGTTATCGGAGGCATGACGCCTATTCACCAATTCGTGCGCATCGGCCGGTATGCAATGGTCGGGGGAATGAGCCGTGTCACTCATGATATTCCTCCTTATACGATTGGAGCGGGAATTCCCTACAAATTCGGGGGATTGAACATTATTGGATTGAAACGCCATGGCTTTCCTTTAGAGACCCGCCAGGAGCTTAGTAAAGCTTTTAAGCTGCTTTATCGTTCCCAGCTTCATATCAATGAAGCTTTAAATTATATCGAGCAAGAATTAAAGCCTTTGCCTGAAATCCAGCACTTCATTCAATTCTGCCGCCAAACCCGCCGCGGATTGATGGGACTGCAAGGAGCAGAAGAAGAGCTGCCTCAAATGGAAGAAGAGGAGCCAGATCTTAATCTTTTATTAGCTTTAAAAGCTAAGAAATAG